The region atcctacgataggtggcgcgcgtgcgagcgtcgtcgacagatatgccccccagacaaagatcgtttgatttccatctcgaGCACGAAAGcaaacgggatgcgtgttcaactacaaaatgatgcatccgccgaaagtttcgcaagacaattgctggatattgagaatgctgaggtaaaatgaaagctgcgctgtgattggttgctatttcttatactgctgaggtaacatgaaagctgtgctgttattggttgctatatattatgctgctgaggcaacataaaaagctgtgctgtgattggttgatacttatactactcaggttacatgaaagctgtgctgtgattggttgctacttcttatactactgaggttacattaaagctgtgctgtgattggttgctatatagtataccgctgaggtaaaatgaatgctgcgctgtgattggttgccattttcttatactgctgaggcagaataaacgttgcgctgtgattggttgttatttctctttctgcagaggtaacatgaaagctgcgctgtgattgggtgttatatattatactgctgaggtaacatgaaagctgcgctgtgattgggtgttatatattatactgctgaggtaacatgaaagctgcactgtgattgggtgttatatattgtaaagctgaggtaacatgtaagctgcgctgcgattggttgttatctagatatataaaaacgaatgtatgtatgtctgtcttcgcagcaacgcacgacgggtaagctagtatatcatataatgtactgatcaACCTtctaaaaattgtaagtggagggaaatggggaaaaaaatgaaattcggtCATCTTTGAgcccatcttgtttctacggcatacaaTGATTACTATAATGCCAACTTATATCGGTTTTTTGtgctccttttatttttttcaaagatatttaatttttatatgTTATTTTCTCTTCccatcttctggcagccataacattttaatttttccgtcgacataattGTGCAAAGCTCATTTTGTGCGAGACGTCCTGGAGTTTCTCTTAGTACCATGTTAGAATACGTCTgatgttttgattgctttttgttacattttttcttggagacggggcgaCCAAAGAAGAGAaattctatttattttatttttttctgatgacgttcgtTGTACAAGATAGATAATGCGATACATTGAAAGGTCAGCGGTTTATGGACGCAGCGAaacgaaatatgtatttttgttatattatttagattatttcattataaatgtggcaaaaggggtgttttttaaacttttattactttttatttattgattttaattgtTAGTAACATTTTAAAAACTTATTCTTACTATTTTTTAGTTCCCATAAGGTAcatgaacttgcaatgctttTAAAAATCTCTAAGTGGGCGAAGTGGGAGAAGGACCACAGCTGCACCactttggggtgggggggggggtcatttctGTAGTTTTCATGTTGCAGTAAAAATGATGTCTTTATTCTGAGGGTCAGTACGAGTACAGGGATACTAAATTCATACAGCTCTTTTATATGTAGTAATGCTTAAAAATTAAATACCTTTTTTAGAAAAATTGTCTTTTTAACGCTATATCTTACCctcattattactttttatttttcctttcatAGGACTGTGTGACGGCTCactttttgtggggtgacctgtagtttgcattggtaccattttggggaacatataacCTTTTGATAGCTTTTCATTCAACTTTTTTCTTGTAGTGACCAAAAATAATGCAATTCCTCCACTGCCTATTGTTTCTTTTCTGACGGAGACCTTAGTAGACCTTTATGGATGTAGTGATAccaatttgtagatttttttattttacttttgatATTTATAATCCTAATTAAGAGTAACTTTATTTCTCGCCCATTGCATTGGGAGACACAGCTGAAGACAATGGGCATAGCTACTTCCACTAGGAGGTGggcactaagcaaaaaaaaaaagtgttagctcctcctacacACTTCCTGCACAAAACAGCTAATAAGTTTTAGCTTAGAGTCTCGGAGCTCTACGGTCTATGGCAGTTAGTTGAGTATTCTCTCCACTGAGGTAAGTATTCTCTCCTCCCTTTCTTCCTTCCCCTTTCCTCTTACCACCGGCAATACACCCACCTTTCTTCACTTCACTTGTTCTTATCCCAGGTGGAACTGATTTTCATTACCCATTCTTGActaggcaatagagatgagcgaacgtgctcggccacacccctttttcgcccgaataccgcaatttttgagtacttccgtacacgggcgaaaagattcggggggcgctgtgggtgagtggggggttgcagcggggagtgggggggagagggagagagagagggctcccccctgttccccgctgctaccccccgcgccgccacgcctccccccgccccccgaatcttttcacccgagtactgaagtactcgaaaatgccgatgctcgatcgagtaattactcgaaacgagtacgttcgctcatctctactaggcaaTATTATTTCTGAAGCTACTGGTGGTAAGAGTTCTCATCTACCACAAAACAAAGCCAGCCATGTGTGGTTCTGTACAGAAGAAAAGGCTTCAGTTTTGTTTCTTTTACCGCTCCAGGGCCTGGACCTTGGATAGCAAAAAAAATGCGCCCGTCCTACAAACCGCGCCCATCCTGGTGTCCCTTTTCACTATATTCCAAGTCCTCCTATACTAAATCTTCTGTGTGTATGGCTGTCCCCAACCAAGGCATTCAGAGCGAGGGGATGACTTTTCCTATTCAGGGAGACTTTAATCACTCAAGTATCAGACATATCTGTTGGGTAAGTCATCTCTTTGCGCTATACACACTCTCTCCTCTCAGGGTGAAATTATTCCTGTTTCCCCTTTAGAACAGTGCAGGGGGTTCTAGTCCAATCTCTTCATGTTACCCAAGGAGGACGGCACTGTCTAACCCGTTCTGCATCTGAAGCAATTAAATCAATATGTCAAGGTTCAATAGTTCCGCCTGTAAACATGGGAGTTTCTGTCATCAATcgacattaaggctgggttcacactagtcggattcccgtcggaaatcccgcagtttggccgcagctgaaaccgcgagatctccgacgggagaaccgccgcggagaAACctgtggcggctttgaagcggcccggccgctcgctttacctctggcgctcccatagaggagagcgcggccgcggcggaaagaaaaaaagaatggacatgctgtatATCCTGAAactgcggctgcggcggccgcagatGCGGTTTCAGCTGGACTtactgcagcggattggccgtcccatgtggacaagatttctgagaaatctcgtccacatggctggctcatcccgagattagcggccacggcctgtgtgaacccagcctaagcaatTCACCCAGTGATCAGTGGGTGGTTTACAGAAAAATAGAGGATGTACTTATTTGGATGAGGAGTTTGTAGGCACCACGTTCACTTTCAAATTAAGCATGGAAGCATATGGGGGCTTTATATCTCTATGTTCCATGCTTGAAAAGGAGGTGAATCTGTTTATAAGCCATCCAAAACACATTGCACTTCTCTGTGATTCCTGTGCTTTTTATCCTGTGCAAACAATTAAAACTGGAGGTGTTTGTATTCTCACAGGAAATCGGAATAATGTCTGATACTTTCTTCTTAAAGCTCCTGCTCTGTAACCTTATTAGCTGTATGAGCCATGGATAAGAGCAACAGCTGAGAGCTCCAGCTGTATGTACTAATGTAAAGTCACCGCATTATaaaatcacaaaaaataagctTATTGGCTAAAATAATCGGTCCATTAGGATGGCTGTCAGTAGATTAGGTGCTCCACAAATTATTGTGGCTCATGTAAATGGGAAAACCTTTAATGTTTGGATTTTAATACCAGCCTTATAATTTGTATGAACATTTTATATACAAATGTCATGAGCTATTGGTATAGCTGTAATGTTACATTCAAAAATATTACAATCCATTTTATTCTTGACAGATGAAAAACCCAGGAGCTCCAagggacatctgatatcaacAGATTTGAAAGTGGAAGATCCTGGTATCATACAAAATACATATGAAGAGCCTCCTATTATCACAAATATATCCTCAGTACTTCATAGCAAAAAACTATCTTCTGATCCTTCTAaacaggttccatcttctgattcattacagaatgttaaacaaaaaaaaaattacagaacagaTGTCAAACATCAAAGAGTTCATACAGGGAagaagtcatattcatgttcTAAATGTGGGAAACATTTTAACCGAAAAGCACATCTCGTGTTACATCAAACAGGGAGGAAGCCTTATTCATGTCGtgaatgttttacacagaaaccaACTTtcattaaacatcagagaattcacacaggggggaagccatatttatgttctgaatgtgggaaatgttttagccgtAAATCATATCTTGtggcacatcagagaactcacacaggggagaagccatattcatgttctgaatgtgggaaatgttttaccgaaAAAGGATGTCTTGTGAGACatcggagaattcacacaggggagaagccatattcatgttctgaatgtggaaaatgttttaaccgaaaattaagtcttgtgttacatcagagaattcacacaggggagaagccatattcatgttctgaatgtgggaaatgttttacccgaAAATCATATCTTGGTaaacatcagataattcacacaggagagaagccatattcatgttcagaatgtgggaaatgttttaatcgaaaatcaaatcttgttgaacatcagagaattcacacagggatgaagccatattcatgttctgaatgtggaaaatgttttaacgcAAGATTAAGttttgtgttacatcagagaattcacacaggggagaagccatattcatgttcagaatgtgggaaatgttttaagctcAACTCACatgttgttaaacatcagagaattcatagagtggagaagccatattcatgttctgaatgtgggaaatgttttaggctAAACtcacatcttgttaaacatcagagaattcatagagTGAAGAAGTCCTatttatgttctgaatgtgggaaatattttaaacaaaaatcatatcttgtggtacatcagagaactcacacaggggagaagccatattcatgctctgaatgtaggaaatgttttagccgtaaatcatatcttgttcaacatcagaaaattcacacacgggagaagccatattcatgctcTGAATGTGGGCAATGTTTTAGCTATAAATCAACTCTTGTGTCACATCGGAGAACTCACATaatggagaagccatattcatgttctgaatgtggaaaatgttttgaccgaaaatcaagtcttgtgttacatcagagaattcacacaaggtAGAGAAgatattttcatgttctgaatatGGTAAATCTTTCACACATAAATATGTTCTTATTAAAcatgagaaaattcacacagaggagaaaccatattcatgttctgattgtggaaaatgttttaagcaGAAACCAACTCTCattgaacatcagagaattcacacaggaatgaagacattTTTATGTTTatagtgtgggaaatgttttagcctgAAATCATATATTGCTGtaaatcagaaaattcacacaggaaaaaGCCATTTACATGTTCTGATTCTGGTAAATATTTTATGCATAAATCAACTCTCATTACTCATCtgtaaattcacacaggggagaaggcatTTTTACGttaagaatgtgagaaatgttttgtattcaaagatttttattgaaactttaagGGTAATACAAGAAACACGAAAGCAATAAAATATCAAAGATTTAACATAAAAGTTGTGATGAAATAAATTGTTTAAATTCTCCTATTGTCTTTTGCTTAATAACAATTGACTTAAATTTTAATGTAAACTTAGAACGAGTGATTTTGTTGGTGACATATGCCACCTCTCCGAATATCCCTCTCAAGTATGAATATACCTGAGGCGCTGGTTGTGATAACCAGAATGGGCTCAACCTATGGTGTTATTTTCCTGTTGCTTGATTGCATGCAATCCCAACATAAATTAAAGTAAGAAactaagtttaaaaagaaaaaagtgttgtggggtAGAGGGGGGAGGTAATATAGCAGGGTACCTAGGAATAAGGAAGATGAAGAGTAGAGAAGCAGAAAAGCAGCAGCTTTGAAGATGTGGACCACGAGTCATGAACATGGATGGTCTATTGGGTGCTTAAATAGATGTATAGATGGAGTATCTCCTCTTACTGTACAATTCCGTTTGCTAGCCGGCTAGAGAGAGATGGTGAATCTTGAACACCTATCCATACTACCCAGGTGGTGTAGAAAGTTGTACATTCCTTTTCAAGATCAGAGCATCTTAGTTGCTCCATATGTTTTATGGCATCAATTTAAGTATCTGGGAATGATTTGTCACATTACCATGATAAAATATCTTAacaatactttttatttttagataCT is a window of Eleutherodactylus coqui strain aEleCoq1 chromosome 4, aEleCoq1.hap1, whole genome shotgun sequence DNA encoding:
- the LOC136624347 gene encoding zinc finger protein 271-like, giving the protein MDWKTDKMAESIFTLTLEILFQLTGADYTVVKKTSSDGCQATVSDGWGRPLSPITGPPPHPLILEEINEQKILELTNKMIELLTGEVPIRCQDVTVYFSMEEWEYLEGHKDLYKDAMMEDQQSPPPLGRSSKRTAAERCPCPLLPQDDQLVKLEEDPIPIDATETHVRGDQPCKEEDPTDDPPDEKPRSSKGHLISTDLKVEDPGIIQNTYEEPPIITNISSVLHSKKLSSDPSKQVPSSDSLQNVKQKKNYRTDVKHQRVHTGKKSYSCSKCGKHFNRKAHLVLHQTGRKPYSCRECFTQKPTFIKHQRIHTGGKPYLCSECGKCFSRKSYLVAHQRTHTGEKPYSCSECGKCFTEKGCLVRHRRIHTGEKPYSCSECGKCFNRKLSLVLHQRIHTGEKPYSCSECGKCFTRKSYLGKHQIIHTGEKPYSCSECGKCFNRKSNLVEHQRIHTGMKPYSCSECGKCFNARLSFVLHQRIHTGEKPYSCSECGKCFKLNSHVVKHQRIHRVEKPYSCSECGKCFRLNSHLVKHQRIHRVKKSYLCSECGKYFKQKSYLVVHQRTHTGEKPYSCSECRKCFSRKSYLVQHQKIHTREKPYSCSECGQCFSYKSTLVSHRRTHIMEKPYSCSECGKCFDRKSSLVLHQRIHTR